Sequence from the Mycteria americana isolate JAX WOST 10 ecotype Jacksonville Zoo and Gardens chromosome 5, USCA_MyAme_1.0, whole genome shotgun sequence genome:
GGGAAGCTTCCATTGGGTCGAGTTTTGCCTCTACACCACTCCTCCCCCCATGCCCGAGTGCCTGGAGTCTGGGACAGAAAGGAATTAAGGGGAAAAGTTTGCTGTCGGTCCTGCGTGAGATGATCCCCGGCAGGATCTCGTCCGGGTGGAACGCAGAAGTCTTCCTCGCTATTCCTTGTGGAGGCACCACACCAAGGTCTGGCCCACGCCTGTCATGCTCACCACCCGGTAACCGCAGCTCTCCAGCTTGTTCAAGACTATCCGCGGTGCGTCGTTCACGTAGTACTCCCAGCTGCgagcaggaaagaggagaagaaataaaatgaggtGGAGAAGGAAGAGACAAGAATTTCCTTGCAGAAGTGACTCTGCCTCACTGCTAAACAGATACAAGGCACTGCAACGACCACGTCTCGCACCCGTCTCGCATAACCTCGGTTAACCGGATGGGGAAGGCCAAACCTCACAGCTACCAAACCAAGGAGGAAGCCTGTCCCAAATGGAAGGGTCACGTTAAACTGAAATGTGGTTTGGGGACCGGTTGTCCAAAGCCACGTGCTGCTCGGTTAACTGGGCTgaaactgcagcagagagggTTCAGGAGTGTTCACAGCTGGGAATTCATGGAGAAAGAGGATAATCTCTGCAAAGCAGGGAAGAACGATTCCGGTGTTTCTAAGGAATGAAAAGCCACTGTTTTGCCGATGTCAGCGCATGTCTGTAAATTGGGTGTTTTTGAGAGCCTGCGCTTGAAATCTGGGGCTTGGGAAAAAATGCTGCCTTCAGCCAAGTATTAAGCCTTTGAAAAACCAGAAGTCATCGTCCTCACCAGAGCTGCCAAATAAGGTGGAGCACAGGCTCCTCTCTAGCCCGGCAGCTCAGAGCGGTTGCATGCAGTGGATGTCCAGGAACTGACGCTTGGATCTTTGTCCAGCTTGTGTtgctctgtgctctctgctgGCTCTGTGCATTTGGGGCAGAAGCTgtccttccccccgccccatcccTGAGCCCGCTGCTCCGCAGAAGACTGAGGGCTGCGAGACTGCTCCCGCCGTACAGAAAGCAGACGGGGGTGGCCGAGTGGCAGAGTAGGGCAATACAGACACAAAACGGGCTGAATTAGGTGGGGACGTAGCAGAGCTGAAAGGGCaagtacagccttcagtgctggcgtTGGCAGCCTTCCTGCTCCTTTAACGCCGTCTTTTTGGATGCGGTATTTATTCGAGCAGATGGGATAAGCTTCATACCAGTTTAGCTCTTAGATGACTCACTGTGCCAGATAAGCTGATAATGATGGGCTACAGGATCACTGGGGATCTTGTTTGGGCACCTTAACAAAGACTCTCCTGATTTTCATActagtaacaataaaaaaagacccaaaagcatttccaaagttGCTCTTGCTAAGATTGCAAAACATTAATGGAGTGGTGAGTGCTTTTAGGGCATGAAATAACACCAAGAtgtgaaagctttttttcagtttctcaagACAGACTGTACTTTGCTATAATTATAGATGGGGTGTAAAGATAATATGTATTATTATAAGTGTCTTTGAACTTAATGCTTTCTCGAAGAGGCTTGCCACATACCCATCAGATTCACATGTTGGAGATGGTAAATATTATTCCCATTATgcagaggaaggagctgaggCAGGGATTGTTTGTTGTTTGTAGGAACctaaaatgtgtttgttatttGTAGGAACCTATTTGCAGGAACTCCTCTCtcctgaggggaga
This genomic interval carries:
- the GCHFR gene encoding GTP cyclohydrolase 1 feedback regulatory protein isoform X1, coding for MPYLLISTQIRMLGVLRERRTADSLEQAGELRLPGGEHDRRGPDLGVVPPQGIARKTSAFHPDEILPGIISRRTDSKLFPLIPFCPRLQALGHGGRSGVEAKLDPMEASHPCHFARPGGGRHAQSRRNRAQRTDGSISAFS